Proteins co-encoded in one Granulicella cerasi genomic window:
- a CDS encoding beta-galactosidase: MKYKAIAAIFYFAMASLAGSSMAATSSKTIPLSIGVAWYPEQWPESRWEDDLTLMEKAHVHWVRVGEFAWSRMEPSEGVYDLDWLVRAVELAGKHHIFVVMGTPSASPPAWLTQKYPETLRTKEDGRKDEHGNRQQFDWSSPKYRELARAMAERLAVRFGHDPNVIGWQIDNEYAEQSFGPTTRTQFQQWLKARYGTLDNLNQRWATSYWSQSYTAWEQIPVGATRGNPGLMLSWQRFVSDTWRSYQKVQIDAIRAHSEPRQFITTNMMGFFDRYDHYTVAQDLDFAAWDDYVGQGHLDPTRNGAAHDLTRGFLRKNFWVMETQPGFVNWSQDNNALDKGEVRAMAWHDVAHGADAVGYWQWRSALNGQEEYHGTLIGSDGTPVPVYSEVAQVGAEFDRAAAWLSGTEPQAEVAILHSYDSRWAVNWQRHNQSYDPVDALLSYYKQLRRQAHTVDIVAPLAPLSRYKLVVAPALNVLSDGEAKNLIEYVRQGGHLVLGQRSGMKTVDNALQPQRQPGPLTELLGGRVEQYYALESPVPLDGQWGSGSSKLWAEQLGASAPDTEVLMRYGRSNGWLDGQPAAITRRVGNGRITYIGAWLDGMTMSHAVEWMLTDAKVRPVAVDVPEGVEFSIRRDAQHEVWIFVNLNAGAQRIKLPQTMTDVLHGGNVNQLSLDHFDVSVLSSNVP; the protein is encoded by the coding sequence GTGAAATACAAAGCTATAGCAGCGATTTTCTATTTCGCGATGGCATCGCTAGCAGGTTCATCGATGGCCGCCACATCGTCCAAGACGATCCCGTTGAGTATCGGAGTCGCATGGTATCCAGAGCAATGGCCGGAGTCGCGCTGGGAGGATGACCTAACGCTCATGGAGAAGGCCCATGTTCACTGGGTGCGCGTAGGTGAGTTTGCGTGGTCGCGCATGGAGCCAAGCGAGGGAGTTTACGATCTCGACTGGCTCGTGCGCGCAGTGGAGCTTGCAGGCAAACACCATATCTTCGTAGTGATGGGAACGCCGTCGGCTTCGCCTCCTGCGTGGCTGACGCAGAAGTATCCAGAAACGCTGCGGACCAAGGAAGATGGACGTAAGGACGAACATGGAAACCGGCAGCAGTTTGACTGGTCGAGTCCGAAGTATCGTGAACTCGCTCGCGCGATGGCGGAAAGGCTGGCAGTTCGATTTGGCCATGACCCCAATGTCATCGGCTGGCAAATTGATAACGAGTACGCAGAGCAATCTTTCGGCCCCACCACACGAACGCAATTTCAGCAGTGGCTGAAAGCACGTTATGGAACGCTCGATAATTTGAATCAACGTTGGGCGACATCCTACTGGAGCCAGAGCTATACCGCATGGGAGCAGATTCCGGTTGGCGCAACACGCGGCAACCCCGGCTTGATGCTGAGCTGGCAGCGTTTTGTCAGTGACACGTGGCGCAGCTACCAAAAGGTGCAGATCGATGCGATTCGCGCTCACAGCGAACCCCGGCAGTTCATCACGACGAACATGATGGGATTCTTCGACCGATACGACCACTACACCGTTGCGCAGGACCTCGACTTCGCCGCGTGGGACGACTACGTTGGCCAAGGACATCTCGATCCGACACGTAACGGTGCGGCCCATGATCTGACCCGTGGTTTCCTACGCAAGAATTTCTGGGTGATGGAGACACAACCCGGCTTTGTGAACTGGAGCCAAGACAACAACGCACTGGACAAAGGCGAAGTGCGGGCCATGGCATGGCACGATGTAGCGCACGGAGCAGACGCCGTCGGTTACTGGCAGTGGCGCAGTGCCCTGAATGGTCAGGAGGAATACCATGGCACGCTGATCGGATCCGATGGGACACCTGTTCCTGTCTATAGCGAAGTTGCACAGGTCGGTGCCGAGTTCGATCGTGCGGCCGCTTGGCTCAGTGGCACAGAACCACAGGCGGAGGTCGCCATATTGCACTCCTACGACAGTCGATGGGCTGTGAATTGGCAACGGCACAACCAAAGCTATGATCCGGTAGACGCCCTATTGAGCTACTACAAACAGCTACGGCGACAGGCTCATACAGTCGATATCGTTGCGCCGTTGGCCCCATTGAGTCGCTACAAACTAGTGGTTGCGCCTGCGCTCAATGTGCTATCCGACGGAGAGGCAAAGAACTTGATCGAATACGTTCGCCAGGGAGGGCATTTGGTGCTGGGACAACGCTCCGGCATGAAGACTGTCGATAATGCCTTGCAGCCGCAGCGCCAGCCTGGGCCGCTAACGGAGTTGCTGGGCGGACGTGTCGAACAGTATTACGCTCTGGAGAGCCCAGTACCGTTGGATGGCCAATGGGGCTCGGGGAGCTCGAAGCTTTGGGCGGAGCAGCTTGGAGCATCTGCTCCCGACACCGAAGTATTGATGCGTTACGGCAGGAGCAACGGGTGGCTCGACGGCCAACCTGCTGCCATCACACGTCGTGTCGGCAACGGACGGATTACCTATATCGGCGCATGGCTGGATGGGATGACAATGAGCCATGCGGTCGAATGGATGCTGACCGACGCCAAGGTAAGGCCAGTCGCCGTTGACGTCCCCGAGGGCGTTGAGTTCTCCATTCGGCGTGACGCACAGCACGAAGTTTGGATATTCGTGAATCTCAACGCAGGCGCGCAACGCATTAAATTGCCGCAAACAATGACGGATGTTCTGCACGGCGGAAATGTGAACCAGCTTTCCCTCGACCACTTCGATGTTTCGGTGTTGAGCTCCAATGTGCCGTAG
- a CDS encoding AAA family ATPase → MLRIRRTTRLGKSFNRSFNCPAKRWAIPLSKQTLRHVLHVMGPTLLALTFAGVSSGVAHVQGTMDLSGAQTLMTTFKTSVLPAIREGAERNGYAVEGFAPTSRAAKQLRDAGIKAYTLQRFLVGGGLQAAGDPARNNLYMVDESSLASTQQMRDFLNKISPQDKVLLIGDTRQHQGVEAGTQSRRFVFWPNGCASLMYFHRANLLHSSPFSTFGNVQW, encoded by the coding sequence ATGCTCAGAATCCGCCGCACAACCCGGTTGGGAAAGTCCTTCAATCGGTCGTTCAATTGCCCCGCCAAACGGTGGGCAATCCCTCTCTCAAAGCAAACTCTCCGCCACGTCCTTCACGTCATGGGGCCGACGCTTCTTGCACTCACCTTCGCGGGTGTGAGCAGCGGTGTGGCCCACGTCCAGGGAACGATGGACTTGTCCGGGGCGCAAACCTTGATGACAACCTTCAAGACTTCGGTCCTGCCAGCTATACGTGAAGGAGCTGAGCGGAACGGCTACGCCGTGGAGGGATTTGCACCGACATCGCGTGCTGCGAAGCAATTACGAGATGCCGGAATTAAGGCGTACACACTGCAACGCTTCCTCGTGGGCGGCGGCCTGCAGGCCGCCGGCGATCCCGCGAGAAATAATCTCTACATGGTCGATGAATCCTCGCTGGCATCAACGCAGCAGATGCGTGACTTCCTTAATAAGATTAGCCCGCAGGATAAAGTTCTGCTCATTGGCGATACGCGTCAGCATCAGGGCGTCGAGGCAGGAACCCAATCACGAAGGTTCGTGTTTTGGCCAAACGGTTGCGCGAGCCTGATGTACTTTCACCGGGCGAACTTGCTGCACTCATCGCCGTTCTCAACCTTCGGGAACGTGCAATGGTGA
- a CDS encoding UDP-glucose--hexose-1-phosphate uridylyltransferase, whose product MNGNFLQASHRRWNPLRREWVLVSPHRTARPWQGQTETPSVSVVLSYDPTCYLCPGNVRAGGQRTPDYQATFTFTNDYAALQTDLAQDIYDFDNAGLLHAETERGICRVLCFDPRHDLTLATMSVSGIRRVVDLWIGQAAELSAIPWIQYVQIFENRGAMMGASNPHPHGQVWATEHIPNEPATEFATQLAYFTEHAEPLLAAYLGLEFQTNQRIVTSNDQWVALVPFWAVWPFEILLLPTGYASNFADLTEAQRDGLAAILQSVTALYNRVFDTPFPYSMGFHPAPCDGQRHPEWTLHAHFYPPLLRSATVRKFMVGFELLGSPQRDITPESAAATLRAALQEIE is encoded by the coding sequence ATGAACGGCAATTTCCTTCAGGCGTCGCATCGCCGCTGGAACCCTCTCCGCCGGGAGTGGGTTCTCGTTTCTCCTCATCGCACCGCACGCCCGTGGCAGGGCCAAACCGAAACGCCCTCCGTTTCCGTCGTACTGAGCTACGACCCCACCTGCTATCTCTGCCCCGGAAACGTCCGCGCCGGCGGCCAACGTACCCCTGACTACCAAGCAACCTTCACCTTTACCAACGACTACGCCGCCCTTCAAACCGATCTCGCGCAAGACATCTACGACTTTGACAATGCCGGCCTGCTTCATGCCGAGACCGAGCGTGGTATATGTCGAGTCCTCTGCTTCGACCCCCGCCATGACCTCACGCTCGCCACCATGTCTGTCTCCGGCATCCGCCGCGTCGTTGACCTGTGGATCGGGCAAGCTGCCGAACTCTCCGCGATTCCATGGATTCAGTATGTCCAGATCTTTGAAAACCGTGGCGCAATGATGGGCGCCAGCAACCCGCATCCACACGGCCAAGTCTGGGCTACTGAGCATATCCCGAACGAACCTGCGACCGAGTTCGCTACACAGCTGGCTTACTTCACCGAACACGCCGAGCCTCTTCTCGCCGCCTACCTAGGCCTTGAGTTCCAAACCAACCAGCGCATCGTCACCAGCAATGATCAATGGGTCGCTCTCGTCCCTTTTTGGGCTGTCTGGCCGTTCGAAATTCTCCTGCTTCCCACGGGATATGCCTCCAACTTTGCCGATCTCACTGAGGCACAACGCGATGGTCTCGCCGCTATTCTGCAATCCGTTACTGCACTGTACAACCGTGTCTTCGATACACCGTTCCCGTACTCCATGGGCTTCCACCCCGCTCCATGCGATGGCCAAAGGCACCCTGAGTGGACGCTTCACGCGCACTTTTACCCACCTCTCCTGCGTTCCGCTACCGTCCGTAAATTCATGGTCGGCTTTGAGTTGCTCGGCTCGCCGCAACGCGACATCACTCCTGAGTCGGCGGCAGCAACATTGCGCGCAGCCTTACAGGAGATCGAATGA
- the galK gene encoding galactokinase has product MTKTFFDPALLASFAASAPARVNLLGEHTDYTGGLVMPFAIPFITTAHISPAPEGFHFSSDFFTGDFAFSHTDILTPQQNWTDYPAGVLHELQLLGIYPPPFHLHLAGNVPIGAGLSSSASVEVASCLAMLHHAGAALCGEDVALLCRRAENTFVGSPCGIMDQFVIAAAKADHVLLLHTDDLQVEYLPLSHGALRNSRILICNSAVKHSVATGEYGTRRTEAEQGQAAIRKTFPNSTNLGKATVTQLDAVAATLSDQAYRRTRHILTENARVLAAREAMLQGSPSQLGALMLDAHRSMRDDFQASCEEIDFLVDTAAALEGCFGARMTGGGFGGCTVNLVDAYYVDSFTTALRRAYKARYNIDAEVYFGEAVDGAMARFSKQKEATQ; this is encoded by the coding sequence GTGACAAAGACTTTTTTCGATCCTGCTCTGCTAGCTTCTTTTGCTGCTTCCGCACCCGCTCGCGTCAATCTACTAGGAGAACACACCGACTACACGGGCGGGCTGGTCATGCCGTTCGCCATCCCCTTCATCACTACCGCGCACATCTCTCCTGCTCCCGAGGGCTTCCATTTCAGCAGTGACTTCTTTACCGGCGACTTCGCCTTCAGCCACACCGATATTCTCACGCCGCAGCAAAACTGGACCGACTACCCCGCCGGTGTTCTACATGAACTCCAACTCCTTGGCATCTACCCTCCGCCCTTCCACCTCCACCTCGCGGGGAACGTCCCTATTGGAGCAGGCCTCAGCTCCTCCGCTTCCGTAGAAGTTGCCTCCTGCCTCGCCATGCTCCACCATGCTGGTGCCGCGCTCTGCGGCGAAGATGTCGCGCTGCTCTGCCGCAGAGCTGAGAACACCTTCGTCGGTTCTCCTTGCGGCATCATGGACCAGTTCGTGATCGCCGCCGCTAAAGCCGATCATGTCCTTCTACTTCACACCGACGACCTACAGGTGGAGTACCTCCCGCTGAGCCATGGAGCCCTGCGTAACAGTCGCATTCTGATCTGCAACTCGGCTGTGAAGCATTCTGTGGCCACCGGCGAGTACGGTACTCGCCGCACCGAGGCGGAGCAAGGTCAAGCTGCCATCCGGAAAACTTTCCCCAATTCCACCAACCTCGGAAAAGCCACGGTGACGCAGCTCGATGCAGTAGCAGCAACGCTTTCAGATCAGGCATACAGACGCACCCGCCACATCCTCACCGAGAACGCCCGCGTTCTCGCCGCTCGCGAAGCCATGCTACAAGGAAGCCCCTCTCAGCTTGGCGCGCTGATGCTCGACGCTCACCGCAGTATGCGCGACGACTTCCAGGCCTCCTGCGAAGAGATCGACTTCCTCGTCGATACCGCCGCCGCTCTCGAAGGCTGCTTTGGCGCTCGTATGACCGGTGGAGGCTTCGGTGGATGCACTGTGAACCTTGTTGATGCCTACTACGTCGACTCCTTCACGACCGCGCTCCGGCGAGCCTACAAAGCCCGTTACAACATCGACGCCGAAGTCTATTTCGGTGAAGCCGTTGACGGTGCCATGGCTCGCTTCTCCAAACAAAAGGAGGCCACCCAATGA
- a CDS encoding carboxypeptidase regulatory-like domain-containing protein — MALAAVLVVTPLALAQGVTGRIAGPVLDPSGAAIANAKVIVTNQDTGITTSIETDSRGDYQANNLPPGTYQVQVEAPGMQTVVSNGIVVTVNATSPVSFTLRVGTQNESIVVETLNALIDPSSSSLGEVLGSRDVTTLPLNGRVFSQLVQTVPGSVAAGFGSAAEAAAGAGSFGSITASVNGMPWGGTTYTLDGVNNMELLNAFINVTPPLDSIQEVKISTNNADITVGTYGGAQVNAFVKSGTNAFHGSAYEFFRDDALNAYQWRATQKAPYRANQFGASIGGPIIRNRAFFFADYQGLLLRNGISYILTVPTQLMTQGTFLKSQFPNPIFDPQTRQPFATVNTPQGDAWQIPASRFDPVSAKMVSGNTIWPAATDQTNISNNFKANTVEPDNSHQFDVKVDYQLTGKDRVFGRESYQRRDLSAPSPGTPFIQIGDVNAQSRNHNTALGYNHVFSATMVNELRFGFNRFATHDFGNDLGTNENTTIGIPNGNNATFGATGLGHFSIGNIAATGSQGWTNAKRITNSFQITDNLTKVWGPHTFTFGEDFRRLQASLTNSDANKNGDFSYISDYTSSCTMNPNCVNPTGGNQFASFLLGLPSNTDRGFVATLPATRASLLGLYAQDQYHVSRVLTLNLALRWDVITPAIDKHNQQSNFNLATGMLDFAKDGNRTPNVNNYYGGWSPRVGFAYTPGGASTTVSGAFGVTHFPGNFGAMGGFLERNYPFFEVFTSPAQQRNVPLASLSVSGLPQYIPTATTASLAPPPGISVSYMDKNMQPDVAYAWNLGVQQKLSDTVAFSLTYVGTRGLHLFRRYNLNTPQPGSTPFNSRLPYQYFNAAGEQYATNIGFAGANGSSIYHALQTELKLRFSRSLTGRVNYTWSKELDDMNVWWPLDDRLNRGEGTNQAPNIPQNFIASVVYQLPFGRGQRWMSNAKKPVDLVLGGWQFSTVTKLQSGSPLSFDAAYDNLGSGVTNHANVTCPSVRTFGSVSRWFDTSCFTTPAPFQLGNSGFGKVHGPGYYNADLSLSKSAVVHDEMKVTLQVDAFNLTNTPHYSNPDTSLGDSNFGQISGTNGNPRQLQLGAHFTF, encoded by the coding sequence TTGGCGCTCGCCGCCGTGCTTGTAGTGACTCCCCTGGCTTTGGCACAGGGAGTCACAGGGCGCATCGCCGGACCGGTGCTTGATCCTTCGGGAGCAGCTATTGCGAATGCCAAGGTCATTGTCACAAATCAGGACACCGGAATCACCACCTCAATCGAGACCGACTCCCGCGGCGACTACCAGGCGAATAACCTTCCACCGGGGACCTACCAGGTCCAGGTCGAAGCGCCGGGGATGCAGACGGTTGTCTCGAACGGGATCGTTGTGACAGTGAATGCAACCTCCCCCGTGTCGTTCACACTCAGGGTTGGTACGCAGAACGAGTCAATCGTCGTCGAGACCTTGAATGCTCTCATCGATCCCAGCAGCTCATCACTCGGAGAGGTGCTGGGAAGCCGGGATGTGACCACCCTTCCTCTCAATGGGCGTGTCTTTTCGCAGCTTGTACAAACTGTTCCTGGTTCGGTGGCTGCCGGGTTCGGAAGCGCAGCGGAAGCTGCCGCCGGTGCCGGTTCGTTCGGCTCCATCACCGCAAGCGTGAATGGAATGCCTTGGGGCGGAACCACCTACACCTTGGACGGCGTGAACAACATGGAGCTGTTGAACGCCTTCATCAACGTGACCCCACCACTCGACTCCATCCAAGAAGTCAAGATTTCGACGAACAACGCGGACATCACCGTTGGAACCTATGGCGGCGCTCAGGTGAACGCCTTCGTCAAATCAGGGACCAATGCCTTCCATGGCTCAGCCTATGAATTTTTCCGGGACGACGCCTTGAATGCCTACCAATGGCGTGCCACGCAAAAAGCCCCCTATCGTGCCAATCAGTTCGGTGCATCGATTGGTGGTCCGATCATTCGCAACAGGGCGTTCTTCTTTGCGGATTACCAGGGACTGTTGCTACGCAATGGCATTAGCTACATCCTCACCGTTCCGACGCAACTGATGACGCAAGGCACATTCTTGAAGAGCCAGTTTCCGAATCCGATCTTTGACCCGCAAACGCGTCAGCCGTTCGCCACCGTCAACACGCCGCAAGGTGATGCATGGCAGATTCCGGCTAGCCGCTTTGATCCCGTCTCGGCAAAGATGGTATCCGGCAATACCATCTGGCCAGCGGCGACCGACCAAACGAACATCAGCAATAACTTCAAGGCGAATACTGTTGAACCTGACAACAGCCACCAATTCGACGTGAAAGTGGATTACCAGTTGACTGGGAAAGATCGTGTGTTCGGCCGCGAATCCTACCAGCGCCGCGACCTTTCTGCGCCATCCCCCGGAACACCGTTCATCCAAATAGGCGATGTGAACGCACAGTCACGCAATCACAATACGGCACTCGGGTATAACCATGTGTTCTCTGCAACGATGGTCAATGAGTTGCGCTTCGGCTTCAATCGATTTGCGACTCATGACTTCGGCAATGATCTCGGAACCAACGAGAACACCACGATCGGTATCCCGAATGGCAACAATGCTACCTTCGGAGCCACGGGGTTGGGCCACTTCAGCATCGGTAACATTGCTGCGACCGGCTCTCAGGGTTGGACGAATGCAAAACGTATCACAAACTCATTTCAGATCACGGACAATCTGACCAAAGTCTGGGGGCCGCATACGTTTACGTTTGGCGAGGACTTCCGTCGTCTGCAGGCATCCCTCACCAATTCGGACGCCAACAAAAATGGCGACTTCAGCTACATCTCGGACTATACGAGCAGCTGCACAATGAACCCAAACTGTGTGAACCCTACCGGTGGGAATCAGTTTGCGAGCTTTTTGTTGGGCCTTCCCTCGAACACGGATCGAGGATTCGTCGCGACACTTCCCGCGACCCGCGCAAGCTTGCTCGGCTTGTATGCCCAGGATCAGTACCATGTCAGCCGGGTGCTGACGCTAAACCTTGCTTTGCGGTGGGACGTTATTACGCCCGCGATAGACAAGCACAATCAACAATCGAACTTCAATCTTGCGACTGGCATGCTCGATTTCGCCAAAGACGGCAACCGTACACCGAATGTGAACAACTACTATGGCGGCTGGTCGCCACGGGTGGGTTTCGCGTATACACCGGGAGGTGCCAGCACCACCGTGAGCGGTGCGTTCGGCGTGACCCATTTCCCAGGCAACTTCGGTGCCATGGGTGGTTTCCTGGAAAGGAATTACCCGTTCTTTGAGGTCTTCACCAGTCCTGCACAACAACGCAATGTTCCGTTAGCATCGCTCAGCGTTTCAGGTCTTCCGCAATACATCCCGACAGCGACGACGGCATCCTTAGCTCCGCCTCCCGGGATCTCAGTCAGCTATATGGACAAGAATATGCAACCGGACGTTGCGTATGCCTGGAATCTGGGCGTCCAGCAAAAGCTCTCGGACACGGTTGCTTTTAGCCTTACCTACGTCGGAACTCGCGGTCTTCATCTCTTCCGTCGCTACAACCTGAACACACCGCAGCCGGGCTCGACTCCTTTCAATTCTCGGCTCCCCTATCAATATTTCAATGCGGCTGGTGAACAGTACGCGACCAATATTGGTTTTGCCGGCGCAAACGGGTCTTCGATCTATCACGCATTACAGACGGAGTTGAAGCTTCGCTTCTCGCGATCACTGACCGGGCGCGTCAACTACACCTGGTCGAAGGAACTCGACGACATGAATGTCTGGTGGCCGTTGGACGATCGTCTCAACCGAGGGGAGGGAACCAATCAGGCACCCAATATCCCACAGAACTTTATTGCTAGCGTTGTATATCAACTCCCATTCGGCCGCGGCCAGCGATGGATGTCGAATGCGAAGAAGCCGGTAGACCTGGTCCTCGGCGGCTGGCAATTCAGCACCGTGACGAAGCTTCAGTCGGGCTCTCCTCTTAGCTTCGATGCCGCCTATGACAACCTCGGTAGTGGTGTCACAAACCATGCCAATGTCACCTGCCCAAGCGTTCGCACATTTGGCTCTGTCTCACGCTGGTTCGACACGAGCTGCTTTACAACGCCCGCTCCTTTCCAACTCGGGAACTCAGGCTTCGGCAAGGTGCATGGTCCGGGATACTACAACGCAGATCTTTCTCTCTCGAAGTCTGCAGTTGTGCATGACGAGATGAAGGTAACCCTGCAGGTGGATGCCTTCAACCTGACGAATACGCCGCACTACTCAAACCCGGATACCAGTCTGGGGGATTCGAACTTTGGCCAGATTAGTGGAACTAATGGCAACCCAAGACAGTTGCAGCTGGGTGCCCATTTCACATTTTGA
- a CDS encoding alpha-galactosidase, with translation MRVKIAFLFFCLVAAAHAQSSIHTQAGTRIWNIHAGKMSYVIGVDEENVLQSLYWGPTIEDSYQWPTPHSQPERASFDLPINTTPLEYAGWGAGLFTEPALKVTSASGDRSMVLHFESADIEDKRLHIVLRDVHSIRVHLYYEPYPEGILGRSSRIENSGATPVQVEQASSATWSLPSGRKYEVSWLTGQWGAEWQLHREAMQPGVRVLESRRGSTSHQANPWFAIGQIDETTEHSGPVWFGELAWSGSWRMTIEETSLHLLRVTGGYNPFDFTYTLLPGKTLETPVFYGGYTADGQGEASRILHRFQLGKILPHHPSPAPRPIVYNSWEATEFGVNEKGQTALADKAAKLGVERFVVDDGWFGERNSDKAGLGDWTVNPKKFPHGLKPLIDHVHSLGMSFGLWVEPEMVNPDSNLYRQHPEWVMQFPGRQGTLARNQLVLNLARDDVKEFTFRWLDKLLRENDIAFLKWDYNRNWSEPGWEDEATESGLEHDGQKAIYVRYVQNLYEILARLKANHPELEIESCSGGGGRTDLGILRYTDEVWPSDNTDALDRLRIQEGFTHAYAPQTMAAWVTDVPNFLDRRSIPLQFRFFSAMQGALGIGGDLNRWSDEDLDSAKQLIAFYKTIRPIVANGNLYRLESPSDDDTKPVEYVTSGQTEAVVFAYLHAQHYGMTYGNVRLYGLSPTAMYRIEQFGTGMNRTAASVPGQILMTQGLPISLRGEFDSTAFRIVRVP, from the coding sequence ATGAGAGTCAAAATCGCTTTCCTCTTCTTCTGTTTGGTTGCAGCGGCCCACGCTCAATCCTCCATCCATACGCAGGCCGGTACCAGGATCTGGAATATCCATGCGGGAAAAATGAGTTACGTCATTGGCGTAGACGAGGAGAACGTCCTACAGTCCCTGTACTGGGGGCCGACAATCGAAGATTCTTACCAGTGGCCTACTCCGCATAGCCAACCGGAAAGAGCTTCTTTCGACCTGCCGATCAACACAACGCCGCTGGAGTATGCGGGCTGGGGAGCAGGACTATTTACCGAACCTGCACTGAAGGTGACTTCGGCATCCGGTGATCGCTCTATGGTCTTGCATTTTGAGTCTGCCGATATCGAGGACAAGCGTCTGCATATCGTTCTACGTGACGTGCATTCGATTCGGGTCCATTTGTACTACGAGCCATATCCCGAAGGGATACTTGGCCGATCGTCACGGATAGAAAACTCAGGCGCCACACCTGTGCAGGTTGAGCAAGCATCTTCTGCTACATGGAGCCTGCCGTCCGGCAGGAAGTATGAGGTCAGCTGGCTGACGGGGCAATGGGGAGCTGAGTGGCAACTTCATCGGGAGGCGATGCAGCCTGGAGTTCGCGTACTTGAAAGTCGGCGCGGCAGCACATCTCACCAAGCAAATCCTTGGTTTGCGATCGGACAGATTGACGAGACAACGGAACATTCCGGTCCTGTCTGGTTCGGAGAATTGGCGTGGAGCGGAAGCTGGCGCATGACAATCGAGGAAACCTCCCTGCACCTCTTGCGGGTGACGGGCGGATACAATCCGTTCGACTTCACGTACACCCTGCTTCCGGGCAAGACACTGGAAACGCCGGTCTTCTACGGGGGCTACACCGCAGATGGACAGGGTGAAGCTTCGCGGATTCTCCATCGATTTCAACTTGGAAAAATCTTGCCTCACCACCCGTCCCCAGCGCCTCGACCCATCGTGTACAACTCCTGGGAGGCGACGGAATTTGGTGTCAATGAAAAAGGGCAAACGGCGCTTGCGGACAAGGCCGCAAAGCTTGGTGTCGAGCGCTTTGTAGTGGATGACGGATGGTTCGGCGAGAGGAACTCGGACAAAGCGGGCCTCGGAGATTGGACAGTGAATCCAAAGAAGTTTCCGCATGGATTGAAACCTCTTATCGATCATGTCCACAGTCTTGGCATGAGCTTCGGTTTGTGGGTCGAACCCGAAATGGTGAACCCCGACAGCAATCTGTACCGTCAGCATCCAGAATGGGTTATGCAGTTTCCGGGGCGGCAGGGAACTCTTGCACGCAACCAGTTAGTGCTGAACCTTGCGCGCGACGATGTGAAGGAGTTCACCTTCCGTTGGCTGGATAAGCTGCTTCGCGAAAATGACATTGCCTTCTTGAAATGGGACTATAACCGTAATTGGTCAGAGCCCGGTTGGGAAGACGAGGCAACCGAAAGCGGACTCGAACATGATGGACAGAAGGCGATTTACGTCCGCTATGTGCAGAATCTGTACGAGATTCTGGCTCGATTGAAGGCAAATCACCCAGAGCTTGAGATCGAATCTTGTTCCGGGGGCGGCGGGCGTACTGACCTCGGAATTCTGCGTTATACAGATGAAGTTTGGCCGTCAGACAACACTGACGCGCTCGACCGGCTTCGCATACAGGAGGGATTTACCCACGCCTATGCGCCACAGACGATGGCGGCCTGGGTCACTGATGTACCCAATTTTTTGGACCGAAGAAGCATTCCTCTGCAGTTTCGATTCTTCTCCGCGATGCAAGGAGCACTAGGTATTGGAGGCGATTTGAACCGATGGTCAGATGAGGACCTGGACTCCGCCAAACAGCTGATTGCTTTCTATAAAACCATCCGTCCAATCGTAGCGAATGGGAATCTGTATCGGCTGGAATCCCCCTCAGATGATGACACCAAGCCCGTCGAGTACGTCACTTCAGGTCAGACAGAGGCCGTCGTCTTCGCTTACCTCCATGCTCAACACTATGGCATGACTTATGGAAACGTTAGATTGTATGGATTGAGCCCTACGGCCATGTACAGGATTGAGCAGTTCGGCACAGGAATGAATAGGACGGCAGCGTCGGTACCCGGGCAGATCCTCATGACACAGGGATTACCAATTTCGCTGCGGGGCGAGTTTGATAGTACCGCGTTTCGAATTGTGCGAGTTCCATAA
- a CDS encoding winged helix-turn-helix transcriptional regulator — MASVTSFPTRPKNSERTAAYVRRAQLMSDILLQGKWRIQILCALREGPVRIGQLGRMIPGASKKVLSQNLRSLEADGIVTRTDMSDLILHVEYALNEDVRELVCDVLDLLSETGAKYLDAQKQGYSPRLR, encoded by the coding sequence ATGGCGTCGGTCACGAGCTTTCCAACGCGTCCGAAGAACAGCGAACGGACTGCTGCATATGTGCGCCGGGCACAACTCATGTCCGACATTTTGCTGCAAGGAAAATGGCGAATTCAGATCCTCTGTGCACTCCGTGAGGGTCCAGTTCGAATCGGTCAACTTGGACGGATGATTCCTGGCGCTTCCAAGAAAGTGTTATCGCAAAACCTCCGAAGCTTGGAAGCAGATGGAATTGTGACCCGAACTGACATGAGCGATCTGATCCTCCATGTCGAATACGCACTCAATGAAGATGTACGCGAGCTTGTGTGTGATGTGCTCGACCTCCTTTCGGAGACCGGAGCGAAGTATCTCGATGCCCAGAAACAAGGATACTCACCTCGGTTGCGGTAA